From Toxorhynchites rutilus septentrionalis strain SRP chromosome 2, ASM2978413v1, whole genome shotgun sequence, a single genomic window includes:
- the LOC129766977 gene encoding uncharacterized protein LOC129766977, with amino-acid sequence MQVDKEAYAIIFGVKKFFQFLYGRKFMLMTYNQAISKIFGEHKDLPVMSAIRMQHYATYLQSFDYEIRFRKSKDHANADAMSRIPLPQADPENIIEEADVIELNQIETLPVTAAELAQATAEDQSVRNLLQGIKYGQPLDPKDRFGVEQTEFSIHKGCLLRGIRVYGGSLGDRYWKNYFAPISEPPVPSP; translated from the coding sequence atgcaagtggACAAGGAAGCATATGCGATCATTTTCGGCGTGAAGAAATTCTTCCAGTTCTTGTACGGTCGAAAGTTCATGTTGATGACATACAACCAAGCAATATCCAAAATCTTTGGTGAACATAAGGATCTACCTGTGATGTCAGCTATACGTATGCAGCATTATGCAACTTATCTGCAGTCATTCGACTACGAGATTCGTTTTAGGAAATCAAAAGACCATGCTAACGCGGATGCAATGTCTCGAATACCTTTGCCTCAAGCAGACCCGGAGAACATTATTGAGGAGGCTGATGTCATTGAGCTGAACCAGATCGAAACATTACCTGTAACTGCTGCAGAACTGGCTCAGGCCACAGCTGAGGATCAGTCGGTACGAAATCTCTTGCAGGGGATTAAATACGGCCAGCCACTGGATCCCAAAGATCGATTTGGGGTGGAACAAACAGAGTTTTCGATACACAAAGGTTGTTTGCTGAGAGGAATACGAGTATACGGTGGCAGCTTAGGAGACAGGTACTGGAAGAATTACTTTGCACCCATTTCGGAACCACCCGTACCAAGTCCTTAG